The Anopheles merus strain MAF chromosome 2L, AmerM5.1, whole genome shotgun sequence genome has a segment encoding these proteins:
- the LOC121592746 gene encoding uncharacterized protein LOC121592746 — translation MSRLNNNGPVEPVVGFRLALHPNCSNGNDTNETGSSAPELHVHLIGARHLPTSFGLKSVEGFMVKVKLFPGAIKFDSTIQSNSWPEFNETFRFPLVTTHKSSFRVKKNDKQKDNATQSLPEKIFNGNFVVFTVFALLELPPGYTSSLKSKTMTFIRQGSQRLKDKPVIGKLVKDIEPATERNANFDQKQNLKRLTTSESQRNIGSVTYFLDPKCFVGGEKTGNRKHPLDFATEELWLPIKDITVTPSAESRITVQSSPRGQVEVTLQLCDYTEVHIDAKSSSREDCSFNIDGPYSSPPTSPLSCSSGSPAPFEMRRGYSNGSPVPVSNAHKNRFSFDVRKIVRSVKNKDKNHKGLCLKISVAKMRCGIKVKEEFESVAEKVYLKTTVLEHQILAASWKSDPFRPALSSRWNVDDCTVVVPLCGEAGLDNLSIKVALAAKSKVGKKTRLGTVFLGPKARQSNPAMEDQWRKMIMYKGSPISVWHSFEQDG, via the exons ATGAGCCGGCTTAACAATAATGGGCCGGTGGAGCCGGTGGTGGGATTTAGGCTTGCGCTCCATCCAAACTGTTCAAACGGTAACGACACGAACGAGACCGGCTCGTCCGCGCCCGAGCTACATGTGCATCTGATCGGCGCCCGCCACTTGCCGACCAGTTTCGGGCTGAAAAGTGTGGAAGGTTTCATGGTGAAGGTGAAGCTGTTCCCGGGCGCGATCAAGTTCGACTCCACCATCCAGAGCAATTCGTGGCCCGAGTTCAATGAAACGTTTCGATTTCCGCTAGTCACGACGCACAA GTCTTCGTTTCGCGTGAAAAAGAACGATAAACAGAAGGACAACGCAACGCAATCGCTTCCGGAGAAGATTTTCAACGGGAACTTTGTCGTCTTTACCGTGTTCGCCCTGCTGGAGCTTCCACCGGGG TACACGTCGTCGCTCAAAAGCAAAACGATGACCTTCATCCGGCAGGGCAGCCAGCGGTTGAAGGATAAGCCGGTGATCGGGAAGCTGGTCAAGGATATCGAGCCGGCCACGGAGAGGAACGCTAACTTTGACCAGAAGCAAAACCTGAAGCGGCTTACCACGAGCGAAAGCCAGCGCAACATCGGCTCGGTAACGTACTTTCTCGATCCGAAGTGTTTCGTCGGCGGTGAAAAAACGGGCAACCGGAAGCATCCGCTCGACTTCGCCACCGAGGAGCTGTGGCTGCCGATCAAAGACATCACCGTCACACCGTCGGCAGAATCGCGTATCACC GTTCAAAGCAGCCCCCGGGGCCAGGTGGAGGTGACGCTGCAGCTGTGCGATTACACCGAGGTGCACATCGACGCAAAGAGTTCGTCCCGGGAGGACTGCAGCTTCAACATCGACGGACCGTACTCGTCCCCACCGACCTCGCCGCTGTCCTGCTCGTCCGGCAGCCCGGCCCCGTTCGAGATGCGGCGCGGCTACTCCAACGGGTCGCCCGTGCCCGTCTCGAACGCGCACAAGAATCGCTTCAGCTTTGACGTGCGCAAGATCGTGCGGAGCGTCAAGAACAAGGACAAAAACCACAAGGGCCTGTGCCTGAAGATCTCGGTCGCGAAGATGCGCTGCGGCATCAAGGTGAAGGAGGAGTTTGAGTCGGTCGCGGAAAAGGTCTACCTGAAGACGACCGTGCTGGAGCATCAGATACTGGCGGCGAGCTGGAAGTCGGACCCGTTCCGGCCGGCCCTGTCGAGCCGCTGGAACGTGGACGACTGTACGGTGGTGGTGCCGCTCTGCGGCGAGGCGGGGTTGGACAATCTTTCGATTAAAGTGGCGCTGGCGGCGAAGAGCAAGGTGGGCAAAAAGACGCGCCTGGGGACGGTGTTTTTGGGCCCGAAGGCGCGCCAATCCAACCCGGCCATGGAGGACCAGTGGCGCAAGATGATCATGTACAAGGGATCGCCGATATCGGTTTGGCACAGCTTCGAGCAGGACGGTTGA